From Bacillus sp. Bos-x628, the proteins below share one genomic window:
- a CDS encoding sigma factor G inhibitor Gin translates to MSEKEREAICLICEEKKTKGIYLYHQFLCQGCERKLISTSTSDPSYADYVKKLKNLHTPPLYS, encoded by the coding sequence ATGAGCGAAAAAGAGCGGGAAGCAATTTGTTTGATTTGTGAAGAGAAAAAGACAAAAGGAATTTATTTGTATCATCAGTTTTTATGTCAGGGCTGTGAACGAAAGTTAATTTCTACATCGACCTCTGATCCCAGCTATGCCGATTATGTCAAAAAACTTAAAAACCTTCATACGCCCCCTTTGTATTCATAA